The Oxyura jamaicensis isolate SHBP4307 breed ruddy duck chromosome Z, BPBGC_Ojam_1.0, whole genome shotgun sequence genome window below encodes:
- the TLN1 gene encoding talin-1 isoform X3, protein MVALSLKISIGNVVKTMQFEPSTMVYDACRMIRERVPEAQMGQPNDFGLFLSDEDPKKGIWLEAGKALDYYMLRNGDTMEYKKKQRPLKIRMLDGTVKTVMVDDSKTVTDMLMTICARIGITNYDEYSLVREIMEEKKEEVTGTLKKDKTLLRDEKKMEKLKQKLHTDDELNWLDHGRTLREQGIDDNETLLLRRKFFYSDQNVDSRDPVQLNLLYVQARDDILNGSHPVSFDKACEFAGYQCQIQFGPHNEQKHKPGFLELKDFLPKEYIKQKGERKIFMAHKSCGNMSEIEAKVRYVKLARSLKTYGVSFFLVKEKMKGKNKLVPRLLGITKECVMRVDEKTKEVIQEWSLTNIKRWAASPKSFTLDFGDYQDGYYSVQTTEGEQIAQLIAGYIDIILKKKKSKDHFGLEGDEESTMLEDSVSPKKSTVLQQQFNRVGKAELGSVALPAIMRTGAGGPENFQVGTMPQAQLQITSGQMHRGHMPPLTSAQQALTGTINSSMQAVNAAQATLDDFETLPPLGQDAASKAWRKNKMDESKHEIHSQVDAITAGTASVVNLTAGDPADTDYTAVGCAVTTISSNLTEMSKGVKLLAALMEDEGGNGRQLLQAAKNLASAVSDLLKTAQPASAEPRQNLLQAAGLVGQTSGELLQQIGESDTDPRFQDMLMQLAKAVASAAAALVLKAKNVAQKTEDSALQTQVIAAATQCALSTSQLVACTKVVAPTISSPVCQEQLIEAGKLVAKSAEGCVEASKAATSDDQLLKQVGVAATAVTQALNDLLQHIKQHATGGQPIGRYDQATDTILNVTENIFSSMGDAGEMVRQARILAQATSDLVNAIKADAEGETDLENSRKLLSAAKILADATAKMVEAAKGAAAHPDSEEQQQRLREAAEGLRMATNAAAQNAIKKKLVHKLEHAAKQAAASATQTIAAAQHAAASNKNPAAQQQLVQSCKVVADQIPMLVQGVRGSQSQPDSPSAQLALIAASQNFLQPGGKMVAAAKATVPTITDQASAMQLSQCAKNLAAALAELRTAAQKAQEACGPLEIDSALGLVQSLERDLQEAKAAARDGKLKPLPGETMEKCAQDLGNSTKAVTSAIAHLLGEVAQGNENYTGIAAREVAQALRSLSQAARGVAANTSDPQAQGAMLECASDVMDKANNLIEEARKAVAKPGDPDSQQRLVQVAKAVSQALNRCVNCLPGQRDVDAAIRMVGEASKRLLSDSFPPSTKTFQEAQSQLNRAAAGLNQSANELVQASRGTPQDLAKSSGKFGQDFNEFLQAGVEMASLSPNKEDQAQVVSNLKSISMSSSKLLLAAKALSADPAAPNLKNQLAAAARAVTDSINQLITMCTQQAPGQKECDNALRELETVKELLENPTQTVNDMSYFNCLDSVMENSKVLGESMAGISQNAKNSKLPEFGESISAASKALCGLTEAAAQAAYLVGVSDPNSQAGQQGLVDPTQFARANQAIQMACQNLVDPACTQSQVLSAATIVAKHTSALCNTCRLASSRTANPVAKRQFVQSAKEVANSTANLVKTIKALDGAFNEENRERCRAATAPLIEAVDNLTAFASNPEFATVPAQISPEGRRAMEPIVSSAKTMLESSAGLIQTARSLAVNPKDPPQWSVLAGHSRTVSDSIKKLITNMRDKAPGQRECDEAIDVLNRCMREVDQASLAAISQQLAPREGISQEALHNQMITAVQEINNLIEPVASAARAEASQLGHKVSQMAQYFEPLILAAIGAASKTPNHQQQMNLLDQTKTLAESALQMLYTAKEAGGNPKQAAHTQEALEEAVQMMKEAVEDLTTTLNEAASAAGVVGGMVDSITQAINQLDEGPMGEPEGTFVDYQTTMVKTAKAIAVTVQEMVTKSTTNPDELGILANQLTNEYGQLAQEAKPAALTAENEEIGSHIKRRVQELGHGCAALVTKAGALQCSPSDAYTKKELIESARKVSEKVSHVLAALQAGNRGTQACITAASAVSGIIADLDTTIMFATAGTLNRENSETFADHREGILKTAKALVEDTKVLVQNATASQEKLAQAAQSSVTTITRLAEVVKLGAASLGSEDPETQVVLINAVKDVAKALGDLIGATKAAAGKAGDDPAVYQLKNSAKVMVTNVTSLLKTVKAVEDEATKGTRALEATIEHIRQELAVFSSPVPPAQVSTPEDFIRMTKGITMATAKAVAAGNSCRQEDVIATANLSRRAIADMLRACKEAAYHPEVSADVRQRALRFGRECADGYLELLEHVLVPILQKPTHELKQQLAGYSKRVASSVTELIQAAEAMKGTEWVDPEDPTVIAENELLGAAAAIEAAAKKLEQLKPRAKPKQADESLDFEEQILEAAKSIAAATSALVKAASAAQRELVAQGKVGAIPANAVDDGQWSQGLISAARMVAAATNNLCEAANAAVQGHASEEKLISSAKQVAASTAQLLVACKVKADHDSEAMKRLQAAGNAVKRASDNLVKAAQKAAAFQDHDETVVVKEKMVGGIAQIIAAQEEMLRKERELEEARKKLAMIRQQQYKFLPSELRDEEQN, encoded by the exons ATGGTTGCCCTCTCGCTGAAGATCAGCATCGGCAATGTGGTGAAGACGATGCAGTTCGAGCCCTCCACCATGGTGTACGACGCCTGCCGCATGATCCGGGAGCGGGTGCCCGAGGCGCAGATGGGACAGC CCAACGATTTCGGGCTGTTCCTCTCGGATGAAGATCCAAAGAAAGGGATctggctggaggctgggaaggCTCTGGACTACTACATGCTCCGCAATGGG GACACCATGGAGTACAAGAAGAAGCAGCGGCCCCTGAAGATCCGCATGCTGGACGGGACGGTGAAAACGGTCATGGTCGATGACTCCAAAACCGTCACAGACATGCTGATGACGATATGCGCCCGAATCG GCATCACCAACTACGATGAGTACTCCCTCGTCCGGGAGATcatggaggagaagaaggaggaggtcACCGGCACGCTCAAGAAGGACAAGACCCTGCTGCGGGATGAGAAGAAGATGGAGAAGCTCAAGCAGAAACTGCACACGGACGACGAGT TGAACTGGCTGGACCACGGCCGGACCCTGCGCGAGCAGGGCATTGACGACAACGAGACGCTGCTGCTGCGGCGCAAGTTCTTCTACTCCGACCAGAATGTGGACTCGCGAGACCCCGTGCAGCTCAACCTGCTCTACGTGCAG GCTCGGGATGACATCCTCAACGGCTCCCACCCCGTCTCCTTCGACAAAGCGTGCGAGTTCGCCGGCTACCAGTGCCAGATCCAGTTCGGGCCGCACAACGAGCAGAAGCACAAGCCAGGCTTTCTGGA GCTCAAGGACTTCCTGCCCAAGGAGTACATCAAGCAGAAAGGGGAGCGCAAGATCTTCATG GCCCACAAGAGCTGCGGGAACATGAGCGAGATCGAGGCCAAAGTTCGCTACGTGAAGCTGGCCCGTTCCCTCAAGACCTACGGCGTCTCCTTCTTCCTGGTCAAG GAGAAGATGAAGGGGAAGAACAAGCTGGTGCCGCGGCTGCTGGGGATCACCAAGGAGTGCGTGATGCGTGTGGACGAGAAAACCAAGGAAGTCATTCAGGAGTGGAGCCTGACCAACATCAAGCGCTGGGCAGCCTCCCCCAAGAGCTTCACCCTG GATTTTGGAGATTACCAGGATGGCTACTACTCCGTGCAGACAACGGAGGGGGAGCAGATCGCCCAGCTGATCGCCGGCTACATCGACATCATCCTGAAAAAG aaaaagagcaaagacCACTTTGGCCTGGAGGGGGATGAGGAGTCCACCATGCTGGAAGACTCCGTGTCTCCAAAGAA GTCgactgtgctgcagcagcagttcaaCCGCGTCGGCAAGGCGGAGCTGGGCTCGGTGGCCCTGCCGGCCATCATGCGCacgggggctgggggccccgAGAACTTCCAGGTGGGCACCATGCCCCAGGCCCAGCTGCAGATCACCAGTGGCCAGATGCACCGAGGGCACATGCCGCCCCTG ACTTCAGCCCAGCAGGCGCTGACGGGCACCATCAACTCCAGCATGCAGGCTGTGAACGCAGCCCAGGCCACCCTGGATGACTTCGAGACCTTGCCGCCCCTCGGGCAGGATGCC GCTTCCAAAGCTTGGCGCAAGAACAAGATGGATGAGTCCAAGCACGAGATCCACTCCCAGGTGGATGCTATCACTGCCGGCACAGCCTCGGTGGTCAACCTCACCGCAG GGGACCCAGCAGATACGGACTACACAGCCGTGGGCTGTGCCGTCACCACCATATCTTCTAACCTGACCGAGATGTCCAAGGGCGTGAAGCTGCTGGCCGCCCTGATGGAGGATGAGGGAGGCAACGGgcggcagctcctgcaggcggCCAAGAACCTGGCCAGCGCCGTCTCCGACTTGCTGAAAACGGCACAGCCTGCCAGCGCCGAG CCCCGCCAGAACCTCCTGCAGGCCGCCGGCCTCGTGGGCCAGACcagcggggagctgctgcagcagatcGGGGAGAGCGACACCGACCCTCGGTTCCAG GACATGCTCATGCAGCTGGCCAAGGCCGTGGCCAGCGCCGCTGCCGCCCTGGTGCTGAAAGCCAAGAACGTGGCTCAGAAAACGGAGGACTCGGCGCTGCAGACGCAGGTGATCGCGGCTGCCACGCAGTGCGCCCTCTCCACCTCCCAGCTGGTGGCTTGCACCAAG GTGGTGGCTCCCACCATCAGCTCCCCggtgtgccaggagcagctgatCGAGGCCGGCAAGTTGGTGGCCAAGTCGGCAGAGGGCTGTGTGGAGGCCTCCAAGGCGGCCACCAGCGACGACCAGCTGCTGAAGCAGGTGGGGGTGGCAGCCACCGCCGTCACCCAGGCCCTGAAtgacctgctgcagcacatcaAGCAGCACGCCACGGGCGGGCAGCCCATCGGGCGCTACGACCAGGCCACCGACACCATCCTCAACGTCACCGAGAACATCTTCAGCTCCATGGGCGACGCGG GGGAAATGGTGCGGCAGGCTCGTATTCTGGCACAGGCCACCTCCGACCTCGTCAATGCCATCAAAGCCGACGCAGAGGGAGAGACGGACCTGGAGAACTCGCGCAAGCTGCTGAGCGCGGCCAAGATCCTGGCCGACGCCACTGCCAAGATGGTCGAGGCTGCAAAG ggagctgcagcccaccCGGACagcgaggagcagcagcagcggctgcGGGAGGCGGCGGAGGGGCTCCGCATGGCCACCAACGCCGCGGCGCAGAACGCCATCAAGAAGAAGCTGGTGCACAAGCTGGAG CATGCAGCCAAGCAAGCGGCCGCCTCCGCCACCCAGACCATCGCCGCCGCGCAGCACGCCGCCGCCTCCAACAAGAACCCCGccgcacagcagcagctggtgcagaGCTGCAAG GTGGTGGCCGACCAGATCCCCATGCTGGTGCAGGGCGTGCGGGGAAGCCAGTCGCAGCCGGACAGCCCCAGCGCCCAGCTGGCTCTCATCGCCGCCAGCCAGAACTTCCTGCAG CCCGGTGGGAAGATGGTAGCCGCGGCCAAAGCCACCGTGCCCACCATCACCGACCAAGCCTCCGCCATGCAGCTCAGCCAGTGCGCCAAGAACCTGGCCGCCGCCCTGGCCGAGCTCCGCACGGCCGCACAGAAG GCACAGGAGGCCTGTGGGCCCCTGGAGATCGACTCGGCGCTGGGCCTGGTGCAGAGCCTGGAGAGGGACCTGCAGGAGGCCAAGGCGGCCGCCAGGGATGGCAAGCTCAAACCTCTGCCCGGAGAGACG ATGGAGAAGTGCGCCCAGGACCTGGGGAACAGCACCAAGGCCGTCACCTCCGCCATCGCCCACCTCCTGGGCGAGGTGGCCCAGGGCAACGAGAACTACACAG GCATCGCTGCCCGGGAGGTGGCCCAGGCGCTGCGCTCGCTCAGCCAGGCCGCCCGCGGCGTGGCGGCCAACACGTCGGACCCGCAGGCGCAGGGCGCCATGCTGGAGTGCGCCAGCGATGTCATGGATAAGGCCAACAACCTCATCGAGGAGGCCAGGAAGGCCGTGGCCAAGCCCGGAGACCCCGACAGCCAGCAGCGCCTGGTGCAG GTGGCCAAGGCGGTGTCGCAGGCGCTGAACCGCTGCGTGAACTGCCTGCCTGGGCAGCGGGACGTGGACGCTGCCATCCGCATGGTGGGAGAGGCCAGCAAGAGGCTGCTGTCGGATTCG tTCCCTCCCAGCACCAAGACCTTCCAGGAGGCACAGAGCCAGCTGAACCGGGCAGCGGCGGGACTCAACCAGTCTGCCAACGAGCTGGTGCAGGCATCGCGGGGCACCCCACAGGACCTGGCCAAGTCCTCGGGCAAATTTGGACAGGACTTCAACGAGTTCCTGCAGGCGGGAGTGGAGATGGCCAGCCTGTCCCCG AACAAGGAAGACCAGGCGCAGGTGGTGTCAAACTTGAAGAGCATCTCCATGTCCtccagcaagctgctgctggcagcaaaggCGCTTTCCGCtgaccctgcagcccccaacCTCAAGAatcagctggcagcagctgcacg GGCCGTGACCGACAGCATTAACCAGCTGATCACCATGTGCACCCAGCAGGCGCCAGGACAGAAGGAGTGCGACAATgccctgagggagctggag ACGGTGAAGGAGCTGTTGGAGAACCCCACGCAGACTGTCAATGACATGTCCTACTTCAACTGCCTGGACAGCGTCATGGAGAACTCCAAG GTGCTGGGCGAGTCCATGGCCGGCATCTCCCAGAACGCCAAGAACAGCAAGCTGCCCGAGTTCGGGGAGTCCATCAGCGCCGCCTCCAAGGCTCTCTGCGGGCTCACGGAGGCAGCAGCCCAG GCTGCCTACCTGGTGGGAGTTTCTGATCCCAACAGCCAGGCGGGACAGCAGGGCCTGGTCGACCCCACTCAGTTTGCCAGAGCTAACCAAGCCATCCAGATGGCCTGCCAGAACCTGGTGGACCCTGCCTGCACGCAGTCACAG GTGCTGTCAGCAGCCACCATCGTGGCCAAGCACACCTCGGCCCTGTGCAACACGTGCCGCCTGGCCTCCTCCCGCACCGCCAACCCCGTCGCCAAGCGGCAGTTCGTCCAGTCGGCCAAGGAGGTGGCCAACAGCACGGCCAACCTGGTGAAGACCATCAAG GCCCTGGACGGAGCCTTCAACGAGGAGAACCGGGAGCGGTGCCGCGCGGCTACGGCTCCTCTGATAGAGGCTGTGGACAACCTGACGGCCTTTGCCTCCAACCCGGAGTTTGCCACCGTTCCTGCCCAGATCAGCCCCGAG GGTCGCAGAGCCATGGAGCCCATTGTCTCATCTGCCAAGACCATGCTGGAGAGCTCTGCCGGCCTCATCCAGACCGCACGCTCCCTGGCCGTCAACCCCAAGGACCCGCCGCAGTGGTCGGTGCTGGCCGGGCACTCTCGCACCGTCTCGGACTCCATCAAGAAGCTGATCACCAACATGAG GGACAAAGCTCCTGGGCAGAGGGAGTGCGACGAGGCCATCGACGTCCTCAACAGATGCATGCGGGAGGTGGACCAGGCCTCCCTCGCAGCCATCAGCCAGCAGCTGGCCCCTCGAGAAGGCATCTCCCAGGAG GCTTTGCACAACCAGATGATCACGGCCGTGCAGGAGATCAACAACCTGATCGAGCCCGTGGCCAGCGCCGCGCGGGCTGAGGCCTCGCAGCTGGGACACAAG GTGTCCCAGATGGCTCAGTACTTCGAGCCGCTCATCTTGGCGGCTATCGGTGCTGCCTCCAAGACACCCaaccaccagcagcagatgAACCTCCTGGACCAGACCAAAACGCTGGCCGAGTCTGCCCTGCAGATGTTGTACACCGCCAAGGAGGCCGGTGGGAACCCCAAG CAAGCTGCCCACACGCAGGAAGCTCTGGAGGAGGCCGTGCAGATGATGAAGGAGGCTGTGGAGGACCTGACCACCACGCTGAATGAGGCAGCCAGCGCTGCGGGTGTCGTTGGGGGCATGGTGGACTCCATCACACAGGCCATCAACCAG CTGGACGAGGGGCCAATGGGCGAGCCAGAGGGGACCTTTGTGGACTACCAGACCACGATGGTGAAGACGGCCAAGGCTATCGCAGTGACTGTGCAGGAGATG GTCACCAAGTCCACCACCAACCCCGATGAGCTGGGCATACTGGCCAACCAGCTGACCAACGAGTATGGGCAGCTGGCACAGGAGGCCAAGCCAGCAGCGCTCACCGCTGAGAACGAGGAG ATCGGCTCCCACATCAAGCGCCgggtgcaggagctgggtcACGGCTGCGCCGCCCTGGTGACCAAGGCTGGAGCCCTGCAGTGCAGCCCCAGCGATGCCTACACCAAGAAGGAGCTGATAGAGAGCGCGCGCAAGGTCTCCGAGAAG GTGTCCCACgtgctggcagccctgcaggctgggAACCGCGGCACGCAAGCCTGCATCACTGCCGCCAGCGCCGTCTCTGGCATCATCGCTGACCTCGACACCACCATCATGTTTGCCACGGCAGGGACACTCAATCGGGAGAACTCGGAGACCTTCGCTGACCACAG GGAGGGCATCTTGAAGACAGCCAAGGCGCTGGTGGAGGACACCAAGGTGCTGGTGCAGAATGCCACGGCCAGCCAGGAGaagctggcccaggctgcccagtcCTCCGTGACCACCATCACCCGCCTGGCAGAGGTGGTGaagctgggtgctgccagcctgggctCTGAAGACCCGGAGACTCAG GTGGTTCTGATCAATGCTGTGAAGGACGTGGCCAAGGCACTTGGGGATCTAATCGGTGCCaccaaagcagctgctggcaaaGCTGGGGATGACCCTGCTGTCTACCAGCTGAAGAACTCCGCCAAG GTGATGGTGACCAACGTCACTTCCTTGCTGAAGACGGTGAAGGCTGTGGAGGACGAGGCCACGAAGGGGACGCGGGCACTGGAGGCCACGATAGAGCACATCCGCCAGGAGCTGGCG GTCTTCTCCTCCCCGGTGCCTCCCGCCCAGGTCTCCACCCCGGAGGACTTCATCCGAATGACGAAAGGCATCACGATGGCCACGGCCAAAGCTGTGGCCGCGGGCAACTCGTGTCGGCAGGAGGACGTCATCGCCACGGCCAACCTGAGCCGCCGTGCCATCGCGGACATGCTGCGCGCCTGCAAG GAGGCTGCCTACCACCCGGAGGTGAGCGCCGACGTGCGGCAGCGGGCGCTGCGCTTCGGCAGGGAGTGTGCCGATGGCtacctggagctgctggaacaCGTGCTGGTG CCG ATCCTGCAGAAGCCGACCCAcgagctgaagcagcagctggccGGGTACTCCAAGCGGGTGGCCAGCTCCGTCACCGAGCTCATCCAGGCAGCTGAGGCCATGAAAG GGACGGAGTGGGTTGACCCAGAAGATCCCACGGTCATCGCTGAGAAcgagctgctgggggcagcggcTGCCATCGAGGCTGCGGCCAagaagctggagcagctgaagcCGAGGGCCAAGCCTAAG CAAGCAGATGAGAGCCTGGACTTTGAGGAGCAGATCCTGGAAGCTGCCAAATCCATCGCGGCAGCTACGAGCGCCCTGGTGAAGGCAGCCTCAGCAGCCCAGCGAGAGTTAGTGGCCCAAGGAAAG